In one Bacteroidales bacterium WCE2004 genomic region, the following are encoded:
- a CDS encoding alanine or glycine:cation symporter, AGCS family: MFERIVSLLNDIIWSPVLVVLLVGAGLYFSFRTRFVQVRRFGLMVRSLFAPAEKSADGQRHGISSFEAFCVALSGRVGTGNIVGVATAIALGGPGAIFWMWIIAFFGASTAFVESTLAQKYKFHHETGFRGGPASYIEKGLGQRWLGVLFSVLVLVGYGTFLPTVQSNGMSGALANSFQLPPLVSGIGLAVLLGLVIIGGIKSIARVASIVTPFMALGYIVITLVVIAQHLDAVPGVFKAIVTNAFGINPLAGGILGSTIMMGVKRGIFSNEAGQGGGAIVSASAAVSHPAKQGLAQAFSVYVDTLLICTATALMILCSGSYNIFDAKSGELLVANAPQLGDNYVGFTQSAVDSVLTGFGGTFVSIALVFFVFTTVMAYYFYGESSIMQIFAGRPDRRRMERTCIWIFRITLLGMVVFGALREANVIWQLGDVGVGLTAWINVIVLLLLCPQAIQALREYESTTKNAKK, from the coding sequence CCCCGTCCTGGTCGTGCTCCTGGTGGGCGCAGGCCTCTATTTCTCCTTCCGCACGCGCTTCGTGCAGGTGCGCCGTTTCGGGCTGATGGTCCGCTCGCTCTTCGCGCCCGCGGAGAAGTCGGCCGACGGCCAGCGCCACGGCATTTCCTCGTTCGAGGCCTTCTGCGTGGCCCTGTCGGGCCGCGTGGGCACGGGCAACATCGTCGGCGTGGCCACGGCCATCGCCCTCGGCGGCCCGGGCGCCATCTTCTGGATGTGGATCATCGCGTTCTTCGGCGCATCGACGGCCTTCGTCGAGTCGACGCTCGCGCAGAAATACAAGTTCCATCACGAGACGGGCTTCCGCGGCGGCCCCGCCAGCTACATCGAGAAGGGTCTCGGCCAGCGCTGGCTGGGCGTCCTGTTCTCCGTCCTGGTGCTCGTGGGCTACGGCACTTTCCTGCCCACGGTGCAGTCCAACGGCATGTCGGGCGCGCTGGCCAATTCTTTCCAGCTCCCGCCGCTCGTCTCCGGCATCGGCCTCGCCGTGCTGCTGGGGCTCGTGATCATCGGCGGCATCAAGAGCATCGCCCGGGTGGCGTCGATCGTGACGCCGTTCATGGCGCTGGGCTACATCGTGATCACGCTCGTGGTCATCGCGCAGCATCTCGACGCCGTCCCGGGCGTGTTCAAGGCCATCGTCACCAACGCCTTCGGCATCAACCCGCTGGCCGGCGGCATCCTCGGCTCCACCATCATGATGGGCGTCAAGCGCGGCATCTTCTCCAACGAGGCCGGGCAGGGCGGCGGCGCCATCGTGTCCGCCTCCGCCGCCGTCTCGCACCCGGCCAAGCAGGGCCTGGCGCAGGCGTTCTCGGTCTACGTGGACACGCTCCTGATCTGCACCGCCACGGCCCTGATGATCCTCTGCTCGGGCAGCTACAACATCTTCGACGCCAAGTCCGGCGAGCTGCTCGTGGCCAATGCCCCGCAGCTCGGCGACAACTATGTCGGCTTCACGCAATCCGCCGTGGACTCCGTCCTGACGGGCTTCGGCGGCACATTCGTGAGCATCGCGCTCGTGTTCTTCGTGTTCACGACCGTGATGGCCTACTACTTCTACGGCGAGTCCAGCATCATGCAGATCTTCGCCGGACGGCCCGACAGGCGCCGCATGGAGCGGACCTGCATCTGGATCTTCCGCATCACGCTGCTGGGCATGGTCGTCTTCGGCGCCCTGCGCGAGGCGAACGTCATCTGGCAGCTGGGCGACGTGGGCGTGGGCCTGACGGCCTGGATCAACGTCATCGTCCTGCTGCTCCTCTGCCCGCAGGCCATCCAGGCCCTGCGGGAATATGAATCCACCACGAAAAACGCAAAGAAATGA
- a CDS encoding acyl-CoA thioester hydrolase, with the protein MNLKPYLHEVKYYETDKMGITHHSNYIRIMEEARIDWMDQLGYGFDRMEAEGIVSPVVSAACNYKKTTTFKDMIEVEVKVKSLSEVKLILAYTMRVGAKVVATGETVHCFFDGGRPAVIADRFPTLYEAMKATMD; encoded by the coding sequence ATGAATCTGAAACCTTACCTGCACGAAGTCAAGTACTACGAGACCGACAAGATGGGCATCACCCATCACTCCAACTATATACGCATCATGGAAGAAGCCCGCATCGACTGGATGGACCAGCTGGGCTACGGCTTCGACCGGATGGAGGCCGAGGGGATCGTCTCCCCCGTCGTCTCCGCCGCTTGCAACTACAAGAAAACCACCACGTTCAAGGACATGATTGAAGTGGAGGTCAAGGTCAAGAGCCTGAGCGAGGTCAAGCTCATCCTCGCCTACACGATGCGCGTCGGCGCCAAGGTCGTCGCCACCGGCGAGACGGTCCACTGCTTCTTCGACGGCGGCCGCCCGGCCGTCATCGCCGACCGCTTCCCCACCCTCTACGAGGCGATGAAGGCCACGATGGACTGA
- a CDS encoding hypothetical protein (manually curated), with product MRRVVSHRLPDGTIRRVHPFHISLEGLESSVLCRDDRDYDAMVKIICVAARRKNVIVIIYAAVSNHCHVAVLAACQKDAYEYGLEIKKMYGMWFQRRYGESAILRRTDICAILLDSDWYVRNALAYIPRNALDNDCDINAYRWTGFRAMFCKEPPAGKRQAVSKLTKRERERIFHTGDDLKGVTWLIDEREELIPGSFCEYRYLEQAFEEDHAFFLKTLGGQNAAEMQNKLIKGPRTMQTDGDFFKLATETSQRWFKTDLATLSQERKIRLVSYLNRTSRTTVPQLARVFGLTREAVAEILGKRRTLSS from the coding sequence ATGCGACGCGTCGTCTCCCATAGACTTCCGGACGGAACCATCCGGAGGGTTCACCCTTTCCATATCAGTTTGGAGGGTCTGGAATCAAGCGTCCTGTGCCGGGATGACAGGGACTACGATGCAATGGTCAAGATCATTTGCGTCGCCGCCCGCCGGAAGAATGTCATCGTCATCATCTACGCCGCCGTTTCCAACCATTGTCACGTTGCTGTCTTGGCTGCCTGCCAAAAAGATGCGTATGAATATGGGCTGGAAATCAAAAAGATGTATGGCATGTGGTTCCAGCGCAGATATGGAGAGAGTGCCATCCTCCGCCGGACGGACATATGCGCCATCCTGCTGGACAGCGACTGGTATGTCCGGAACGCTCTTGCCTATATCCCGCGCAACGCACTGGATAACGACTGCGACATCAATGCATATCGCTGGACAGGATTCAGGGCCATGTTCTGCAAAGAGCCGCCTGCCGGGAAAAGGCAGGCGGTCTCGAAGCTGACAAAACGGGAGCGCGAAAGGATCTTCCACACGGGAGATGACCTGAAAGGGGTCACTTGGCTGATAGATGAAAGGGAAGAACTGATTCCCGGGAGTTTCTGCGAGTACCGTTACCTTGAGCAAGCCTTCGAAGAGGATCACGCATTCTTCCTGAAAACGCTGGGAGGACAGAACGCAGCGGAAATGCAGAACAAACTGATCAAGGGTCCCAGGACGATGCAGACAGACGGGGATTTCTTCAAGCTGGCTACAGAGACCAGCCAGAGATGGTTCAAGACCGATTTGGCCACACTTTCTCAGGAACGGAAAATCAGGCTGGTCTCATACCTGAACCGTACTTCGCGGACAACCGTCCCGCAACTGGCCCGGGTCTTCGGACTCACAAGGGAAGCGGTAGCAGAAATCCTCGGAAAGAGACGCACCCTTTCCAGTTGA
- a CDS encoding diaminopimelate decarboxylase, with protein sequence MLKGEFPVERFASMRTPFYYYDLPLLRRTLDAVQAQLDRNPDFRVHYAVKANYNPRILAEIAARGFGADCVSGGEVLAALSAGFPPEGIVFAGVGKSDQEIRMALEAGISRFNVESAPELEVIDALASEMGVVAPVSLRINPDIGAHTHAGITTGLAENKFGINYEQLDEVMDLALRLPNIRYCGLHFHIGSQILDMMDFSALCNRVNELVARLQRGGRPVGDINVGGGLGINYQHPNHLPIADFESYFETFRRHLKLPQGTVVHFEPGRSIVAPCGSLISRVLYVKQGTHKQFAIIDGSMTELVRPAMYKAYHRVENISSDEPEEIYDVVGPVCESSDVFVKEMSIDKCHRGDFMAIRSAGAYGEAMASRYNLHALPEAFFFEG encoded by the coding sequence ATGCTTAAGGGCGAATTCCCGGTTGAGCGTTTCGCCTCGATGCGGACGCCGTTCTACTATTACGACCTGCCGCTGCTGAGGCGGACGCTGGATGCGGTGCAGGCCCAGCTCGACCGCAACCCGGACTTCCGCGTGCACTACGCCGTCAAGGCCAACTACAACCCGCGGATCCTGGCCGAGATTGCGGCGCGGGGCTTCGGCGCCGACTGCGTGAGCGGCGGCGAAGTGCTCGCCGCCCTGTCGGCCGGGTTCCCGCCGGAGGGCATCGTGTTCGCGGGTGTCGGCAAGAGCGACCAGGAGATCCGCATGGCCCTGGAGGCCGGCATCTCCCGCTTCAACGTCGAGTCTGCGCCCGAGCTGGAGGTGATCGACGCCCTGGCAAGCGAAATGGGCGTCGTGGCGCCCGTGAGCCTGCGCATCAATCCCGACATCGGGGCGCACACGCACGCCGGCATCACCACCGGCCTGGCGGAGAACAAGTTCGGCATCAACTACGAGCAGCTGGACGAGGTCATGGACCTGGCGCTGCGCCTGCCCAACATCCGCTACTGCGGCCTGCATTTCCATATCGGTTCCCAGATCCTGGACATGATGGATTTCTCGGCGCTGTGCAACCGCGTCAACGAGCTGGTCGCGCGCCTGCAGCGCGGCGGCCGCCCGGTGGGCGACATCAACGTGGGCGGCGGCCTGGGCATCAACTACCAGCACCCCAACCACCTGCCCATCGCCGATTTCGAATCCTATTTCGAAACCTTCCGGCGCCATCTGAAGCTGCCCCAGGGCACGGTCGTGCACTTCGAGCCGGGCCGCAGCATCGTGGCCCCGTGCGGCTCGCTGATCTCCCGCGTGCTCTATGTCAAGCAGGGCACGCACAAGCAGTTCGCCATCATCGACGGCAGCATGACCGAACTGGTCCGCCCGGCGATGTACAAGGCCTACCACCGCGTGGAGAACATCTCCTCCGACGAACCGGAAGAGATCTACGACGTGGTCGGTCCCGTGTGCGAGAGCTCCGACGTGTTCGTCAAGGAGATGTCCATCGATAAATGCCACCGCGGCGACTTCATGGCCATCCGCTCCGCGGGCGCCTACGGCGAAGCCATGGCCTCCCGCTACAACCTCCACGCCCTCCCCGAAGCTTTCTTCTTCGAAGGCTAG
- a CDS encoding aspartate kinase codes for MKVMKFGGTSVGSAQRIQHVADLVSRGGRNFVVLSAMSGTTNSLVEISDYLFNRNVEGARETIDRLAAKYHGVIGELYSTQEARDKAQQYADGVFDYIKTFTKKLFTQVESKIIVGQGELLSTHMMAFYLEEKGIKVQLLPALDFMKIDVQGEPDTDYIREKLTALLAKYPKAPLYLTQGFICRNTHDEIDNLQRGGSDYTASLIGAAIGAEEIQIWTDIDGMHNNDPRIVDHTAAVRHLHFEEAAELGYFGAKILHPTCVQPAKFAGIPVLLLNTMDPDAPGTLIDNVPETGTIKAIAAKDNITAIRIKSSRMLLAHGFLRKVFEIFESWQTSIDMICTSEVGVSMSIDNTRHLGEIVHDLKKYGTVGVDLDMCIICVVGDMDWENVGFESRALDAMKDIPVRMISYGGSNYNISFLVKGEDKARALRSLSKCLFE; via the coding sequence ATGAAAGTGATGAAATTCGGCGGCACCTCGGTCGGGTCCGCCCAGCGGATCCAACACGTCGCGGACCTGGTGTCCCGCGGCGGCCGCAATTTCGTGGTCCTGTCGGCCATGTCCGGCACGACCAATTCCCTCGTGGAGATTTCGGACTACCTGTTCAACCGCAACGTCGAAGGTGCGCGCGAGACGATCGACCGCCTGGCGGCCAAGTACCACGGCGTGATCGGCGAGCTGTATTCCACGCAGGAGGCCCGCGACAAGGCCCAGCAGTATGCGGACGGGGTGTTCGACTACATCAAGACCTTTACCAAGAAGCTCTTCACGCAGGTGGAGTCCAAGATCATCGTCGGCCAGGGCGAGCTCCTGTCCACGCACATGATGGCGTTCTACCTGGAGGAGAAGGGCATCAAGGTGCAGCTCCTGCCCGCCCTTGATTTCATGAAGATCGACGTGCAGGGCGAGCCCGACACGGACTACATCCGCGAGAAGCTCACGGCCCTGCTGGCCAAATATCCCAAGGCCCCGCTCTACCTGACGCAGGGCTTCATCTGCCGCAACACGCACGACGAGATCGACAACCTGCAGCGCGGTGGCTCCGACTACACGGCCTCGCTGATCGGCGCGGCCATCGGGGCGGAGGAGATCCAGATCTGGACCGACATCGACGGCATGCACAACAACGATCCGCGCATCGTGGACCACACCGCGGCCGTGCGGCACCTCCACTTCGAGGAGGCCGCCGAGCTCGGCTATTTCGGCGCCAAGATCCTGCACCCGACCTGCGTGCAGCCGGCCAAGTTCGCGGGCATCCCGGTGCTCCTGCTCAACACGATGGACCCGGACGCGCCGGGCACCCTGATCGACAATGTCCCCGAGACGGGCACGATCAAGGCCATCGCCGCCAAGGACAACATCACCGCCATCCGCATCAAGTCTTCCCGCATGCTCCTCGCGCACGGTTTCCTGCGCAAGGTGTTCGAGATCTTCGAGAGCTGGCAGACCTCCATCGACATGATCTGCACCTCGGAGGTGGGCGTGTCGATGTCCATCGACAATACGCGCCACCTCGGCGAGATCGTGCACGACCTCAAGAAATACGGCACCGTGGGCGTGGACCTGGACATGTGCATCATCTGCGTGGTGGGCGACATGGACTGGGAGAACGTGGGCTTCGAGTCCCGCGCCCTGGACGCGATGAAGGACATCCCCGTGCGCATGATCTCCTACGGCGGCAGCAACTACAACATTTCCTTCCTCGTGAAGGGGGAGGACAAGGCGCGCGCCCTGCGTTCCTTGAGCAAATGCCTGTTTGAATAA
- a CDS encoding homoserine O-acetyltransferase has product MRYNKLVIDKPFQFEAGGRLDHLELVYHTSDREYREGETVVWICHALTGNSNPEDWWPQLVGKGKLFDPDKYFIVCVSMLCSPYGETGPASVNPATGRPYLFDFPRTTVRDIVNAEILVRKHLGINRIDLMLGPSIGGFQALEWVIMEPEVVRDVVFLATATRVNPFMTAFNESQRLALEADPTFREAKDLKGGSAGLACARSIALISYRTYSGYNLTQAEPEEDTLFADRAASYQRYQGQKLLRRDFDAYSYWYLTYALDSMNVGRGRGGVDAALARIQANCMMISIDSDVLFPPSHGRATVAALKYAAYREIHSAFGHDGFLVENDQLTAILQPMLEQYENVSKA; this is encoded by the coding sequence ATGAGATACAATAAGCTTGTCATAGACAAACCTTTCCAGTTTGAAGCGGGTGGCCGTCTCGACCACCTGGAACTGGTGTACCATACCTCGGACCGGGAATACCGGGAGGGGGAGACGGTGGTGTGGATCTGCCATGCCCTGACCGGCAACTCCAACCCTGAGGACTGGTGGCCGCAGCTGGTGGGCAAGGGCAAGCTGTTCGATCCGGACAAGTATTTCATCGTCTGCGTGTCGATGCTCTGCTCGCCCTACGGCGAGACGGGGCCGGCCTCGGTCAACCCGGCGACGGGCCGGCCGTATCTGTTCGACTTCCCGCGCACGACGGTGCGCGACATCGTGAACGCCGAGATCCTGGTGCGCAAGCACCTCGGGATCAATCGCATCGACCTGATGCTGGGGCCGTCGATCGGCGGTTTCCAGGCCCTGGAGTGGGTGATCATGGAGCCGGAGGTGGTGCGGGATGTGGTGTTCCTCGCCACGGCCACGCGCGTGAACCCGTTCATGACCGCGTTCAACGAGTCGCAGCGCCTGGCGCTCGAGGCCGACCCGACCTTCCGCGAAGCGAAGGACCTCAAGGGCGGCAGCGCCGGCCTCGCCTGCGCGCGTTCGATCGCCCTGATCTCCTACCGCACCTATTCCGGCTACAACCTCACGCAGGCGGAGCCGGAGGAGGACACCTTGTTCGCCGACCGCGCGGCGTCCTACCAGCGCTACCAGGGGCAGAAGCTGCTCCGGCGCGATTTCGACGCCTACAGCTACTGGTACCTGACCTACGCGCTGGACAGCATGAACGTCGGCCGCGGCCGCGGCGGCGTCGATGCCGCCCTCGCGCGCATCCAGGCCAACTGCATGATGATCAGCATCGACAGCGACGTGCTCTTCCCGCCGAGCCACGGCCGGGCCACCGTCGCCGCGCTCAAATACGCCGCGTACCGCGAGATCCATTCGGCCTTCGGGCACGACGGCTTCCTGGTCGAGAACGACCAGCTCACCGCCATCCTCCAGCCGATGCTGGAGCAATACGAAAACGTTAGCAAAGCATAG
- a CDS encoding Aspartate/methionine/tyrosine aminotransferase yields MNIFSEALVAEACRVNNIADLSTATIGEILLAASYLEQKTGIPFVRMDQGSPGLPVNRYGVEAEKKALEAGVGSQYPPAAGVPELKKAASAFIKAFIDVDVDPRGCVPTTGSVAASFGAFIGCTQRIPGKDKVLFIDPGFPIQKSQLRVLGIGWREFDIYAWRGAARLREKLEQELAAGDIAAIVYSNPNNPAWICLEEEELQVIGELATKWDAVVMEDLAYFCMDYRRELGRPYEAPFLPTVARYTDNYILMLSASKIFSYAGQRIALCCIGDKLYERQYPALAARYQDAGVFGVTLTASILYMITSGCTATTQYGYAEMLRLSCEGKIDFVEDTREYARRAHRMKEIFTRHGFTVVYDRDVTREVGDGFFFTLGYEGLSGDELVVELMKYGVSSISLSTTGSHREGVRGCTSRMREELYPVLEERMAEFEKDHPKK; encoded by the coding sequence ATGAACATTTTCAGCGAAGCGCTGGTCGCCGAGGCCTGCCGCGTCAACAACATAGCGGACCTGTCCACCGCCACGATCGGAGAGATCCTCCTGGCGGCGTCGTATCTCGAGCAGAAGACGGGGATCCCCTTCGTCCGGATGGACCAGGGATCTCCGGGCCTGCCCGTCAACCGCTATGGCGTGGAGGCCGAGAAGAAGGCGCTGGAAGCCGGCGTCGGCTCGCAGTACCCGCCCGCGGCGGGCGTCCCCGAGCTCAAAAAGGCCGCTTCCGCCTTCATCAAGGCGTTTATCGACGTGGATGTCGACCCGCGCGGTTGCGTGCCTACGACGGGCTCCGTAGCGGCTTCGTTCGGCGCGTTCATCGGCTGTACCCAGCGCATCCCCGGCAAGGACAAGGTGCTCTTCATCGATCCGGGCTTCCCGATCCAGAAGTCGCAGCTGCGCGTGCTCGGGATCGGCTGGCGCGAATTCGACATCTATGCCTGGCGCGGCGCCGCCCGGCTTCGCGAGAAGCTGGAGCAGGAGCTCGCGGCGGGCGACATCGCCGCCATCGTCTATTCCAACCCCAACAATCCCGCGTGGATCTGCCTGGAGGAGGAAGAGCTGCAGGTGATCGGCGAGCTGGCCACGAAATGGGATGCCGTGGTGATGGAGGACCTGGCGTATTTCTGCATGGACTACCGCCGGGAGCTCGGCCGCCCCTACGAGGCGCCGTTCCTGCCCACCGTGGCCCGTTATACGGACAATTACATCCTGATGCTGTCCGCCTCCAAGATCTTCAGCTATGCCGGCCAGCGCATCGCGCTCTGCTGCATCGGCGACAAGCTCTATGAGCGGCAGTATCCCGCCCTGGCGGCGCGCTACCAGGACGCCGGCGTGTTCGGCGTCACGCTCACCGCTTCGATCCTGTATATGATCACGAGCGGCTGTACCGCCACCACGCAGTACGGCTACGCCGAGATGCTGCGCCTGAGCTGCGAGGGCAAGATCGACTTCGTGGAGGACACGCGCGAGTATGCGCGCCGTGCCCACCGGATGAAGGAGATCTTCACCCGCCACGGCTTCACGGTGGTCTACGACCGCGACGTGACGCGCGAGGTGGGCGACGGCTTCTTCTTCACCCTGGGCTACGAAGGCCTGAGCGGCGACGAGCTGGTGGTGGAGCTGATGAAGTATGGCGTCAGCAGCATCTCCCTGTCCACGACGGGCAGCCACCGCGAAGGCGTGCGCGGCTGCACCAGCCGGATGCGCGAGGAGCTCTATCCGGTGCTGGAGGAGCGGATGGCGGAGTTTGAGAAGGATCATCCGAAGAAATAA
- a CDS encoding branched-chain amino acid aminotransferase, protein MAQIDWDSLGFDAYRTRTVVLAHYRDGAWSDIQTTETFSLTIDPFTQGLHYAISCFEGLKVFRQKDGSIIMFRPEKNAARMARSARFLGLPEPSEEMFIKMCELCVKNNMEFLPPYGHQASLYLRPLLFAPHPQMQLVPYPEVTLAVMCAPAGSYYGAHLRSAAAVIPGDYDRAAPKGTGSYKLSANYAGTFVPYKIAHEQGYAELLYLNSATRQFVDEFGSSNFFGIKGGNTYVTPLSDSVLPSITNMTLQECAADFGLKVEKRPVPLEELAEFDEAGGCGTAVVITPMSHIDMKPVLAEPTVSRSFRYEEDGAVGPWCTKLYKRITGIQFGEIEDIHGWCHKI, encoded by the coding sequence ATGGCACAGATTGATTGGGATTCTTTAGGCTTCGACGCCTATCGTACACGCACCGTGGTCCTGGCTCATTACCGGGATGGTGCCTGGTCTGACATCCAGACCACCGAGACTTTCTCGCTCACCATCGACCCGTTCACACAGGGTCTCCATTATGCCATCTCCTGCTTCGAGGGCCTGAAGGTCTTCCGGCAGAAGGACGGCAGCATCATCATGTTCCGTCCCGAGAAGAACGCCGCCCGCATGGCCCGTTCGGCCCGTTTCCTGGGCCTCCCGGAGCCGTCCGAGGAGATGTTCATCAAGATGTGCGAGCTGTGTGTCAAGAACAACATGGAGTTCCTGCCGCCCTACGGCCACCAGGCCTCCCTGTACCTCCGCCCGCTGCTGTTCGCCCCGCATCCGCAGATGCAGCTCGTCCCGTATCCGGAGGTGACGCTGGCCGTGATGTGCGCCCCGGCGGGCTCCTACTACGGCGCCCACCTGCGCTCCGCCGCCGCGGTGATCCCGGGCGACTACGACCGCGCCGCGCCGAAGGGCACGGGCAGCTACAAGCTCAGCGCCAACTACGCCGGCACCTTCGTGCCCTACAAGATCGCCCATGAGCAGGGCTACGCGGAGCTGCTTTACCTCAATTCTGCGACCCGTCAGTTCGTCGATGAGTTCGGTTCGTCCAACTTCTTCGGTATTAAGGGAGGAAACACTTATGTAACCCCTCTTTCCGACAGCGTTCTGCCCTCTATTACCAACATGACGCTGCAGGAATGCGCCGCCGACTTCGGCCTCAAGGTCGAGAAGCGTCCGGTGCCCCTCGAGGAGCTCGCCGAGTTCGACGAGGCGGGCGGCTGCGGCACCGCCGTGGTCATCACCCCGATGTCCCACATCGACATGAAACCGGTCCTTGCGGAGCCGACCGTGTCCCGTTCCTTCCGCTATGAGGAAGACGGCGCCGTAGGCCCGTGGTGCACCAAACTCTACAAACGTATTACCGGCATCCAGTTCGGCGAGATCGAAGACATCCACGGCTGGTGCCACAAGATCTAG
- a CDS encoding 3-isopropylmalate dehydrogenase: MKLNIALLPGDGIGPEVIDQAVKCVDAVARKFGHEVSYKFAYVGACAIDRFGDAFPEETYQTCLGADAVLFGAVGDPKYDNDPKAPVRPEQGLLAMRKQLGLYANLRPVETFKSLVHKSPLKEELVDGADFLCIRELTGGMYFGEKGRLDGGDTAYDTNIYHRFEIERILRQAFEFARRRRRHLTVVDKANVLESSRLWRQVAQEMAPQYPDVTTDYMYVDNAAMKLITGPKWFDVIVTENTFGDILTDEASVVSGSMGLLASASIGEKTGVYEPIHGSYPQAAGKNIANPLAAILSAAMMFEYAFGLMEEGKAIRKAVADSIENNYVTEDLAASGTAYSTSEVGDWVASHI, translated from the coding sequence ATGAAACTGAACATTGCCCTTTTGCCCGGGGACGGCATCGGCCCCGAAGTCATCGACCAGGCGGTCAAGTGCGTGGACGCGGTCGCCCGCAAATTCGGACACGAAGTGTCCTACAAGTTCGCCTATGTGGGCGCGTGCGCCATCGACCGTTTCGGCGACGCGTTCCCGGAGGAGACCTACCAGACCTGTCTGGGGGCCGATGCGGTGCTTTTCGGCGCCGTGGGCGATCCCAAATACGACAACGACCCCAAGGCGCCCGTGCGCCCCGAACAGGGCCTGCTCGCGATGCGCAAGCAGCTCGGCCTGTATGCCAACCTGCGGCCCGTGGAGACGTTCAAGTCGCTGGTCCACAAATCCCCGCTCAAGGAGGAACTGGTGGACGGCGCCGATTTCCTCTGCATCCGCGAACTGACCGGCGGCATGTATTTCGGCGAGAAAGGAAGACTGGACGGTGGCGACACCGCCTATGATACCAATATCTACCACCGTTTTGAAATCGAGCGCATCCTGCGCCAGGCGTTCGAGTTCGCGCGCCGGCGCCGCAGGCACCTCACCGTGGTGGACAAGGCCAACGTGCTGGAGTCCTCCCGCCTGTGGCGCCAGGTCGCGCAGGAAATGGCGCCGCAGTATCCCGACGTCACCACGGACTACATGTACGTGGACAACGCCGCGATGAAGCTCATCACCGGCCCGAAGTGGTTCGACGTCATCGTCACGGAGAACACCTTCGGCGACATCCTCACCGACGAGGCGAGCGTGGTGTCCGGCTCGATGGGCCTGCTGGCTTCCGCCTCCATCGGCGAGAAGACCGGCGTCTACGAGCCGATCCACGGATCCTATCCGCAGGCGGCCGGAAAGAACATCGCCAACCCGCTTGCGGCCATCCTTTCGGCCGCGATGATGTTCGAATATGCCTTCGGTCTGATGGAAGAAGGTAAGGCAATTCGTAAAGCGGTGGCTGATAGCATTGAAAACAATTATGTCACCGAAGATTTGGCCGCTTCCGGCACGGCATATTCGACCTCGGAAGTGGGAGATTGGGTGGCTTCGCACATCTAA